A stretch of Lathyrus oleraceus cultivar Zhongwan6 chromosome 6, CAAS_Psat_ZW6_1.0, whole genome shotgun sequence DNA encodes these proteins:
- the LOC127091182 gene encoding probable pectate lyase 4: MVSQSTNHVLWHFTLNVFIVILFNPKLSYAEQSKLMDLNTNMIDHCWRQNPEWRRHRQQIATCSIGYVGKMTNNIGKELIHYKVTDPNDDPINPKFGTLRYGASVIQGKVWITFQKDMNIRLVKPLLISSFTTIDGRGVNIHIANNACLMIFKATNIIIHSIRIHHCKAQSPGMVMGPNGKVIHLGPVDGDAIRLITASKIWIDHNTLYDCEDGLLDVTRGSSSVTISNNWFREQDKVMLLGHDDGYVRDRNMKVTVVYNHFGPNCNQRMPRIRHGYAHVANNLYLGWVQYAIGGSMGPSLKSEANLFIAPKVGSKEVTWRNVGKTNGNQWEFHSVRDGFENGASFAVTEGGRVPKPNYSKEQSFKVVNVKYVRSLTRSSGAFQCSKTFIC, from the exons ATGGTATCTCAAAGTACCAATCATGTCCTATGGCATTTCACTTTGAATGTTTTCATTGTTATCCTTTTCAATCCAAAACTCAGTTATGCCGAACAATCTAAACTAATGGATTTGAATACAAACATGATTGATCATTGTTGGAGGCAAAATCCCGAATGGAGGAGGCATAGGCAACAAATAGCAACGTGCTCTATAGGCTATGTTGGAAAAATGACAAACAACATTGGTAAAGAACTCATACATTATAAAGTTACTGATCCAAATGATGATCCTATAAATCCTAAATTTGGAACATTGAGATACGGAGCCTCTGTAATTCAAGGTAAAGTATGGATCACATTTCAAAAGGACATGAACATTAGACTTGTGAAACCCCTTCTCATTAGTAGTTTCACTACCATTGATGGTCGCGGTGTCAATATCCATATTGCTAACAATGCATGTTTGATGATATTCAAG GCCACCAATATAATCATTCATAGCATTCGAATCCATCACTGCAAAGCTCAATCTCCAGGGATGGTGATGGGGCCTAATGGAAAGGTAATTCATTTGGGTCCCGTTGATGGAGATGCAATAAGATTGATTACCGCTTCAAAAATTTGGATTGATCATAATACACTTTATGATTGTGAAGATGGTCTTCTTGATGTCACTAGAGGCTCTAGTAGCGTGACTATATCCAATAATTGGTTTAGAGAACAAGATAAGGTTATGCTTCTTGGTCATGATGATGGGTACGTGAGAGACAGAAACATGAAGGTTACTGTTGTGTACAACCATTTTGGACCTAACTGCAATCAACGAATGCCTAG GATTCGTCATGGATATGCACATGTAGCCAACAATCTTTATTTAGGATGGGTGCAATATGCTATTGGTGGAAGTATGGGACCTAGTCTAAAAAGTGAGGCTAACCTCTTCATAGCACCAAAAGTTGGGAGTAAGGAG GTGACATGGAGAAACGTTGGTAAAACAAATGGGAACCAATGGGAATTTCATTCAGTAAGAGATGGATTTGAAAATGGAGCCTCATTTGCAGTAACAGAAGGTGGGCGTGTGCCAAAGCCGAATTATAGCAAAGAACAAAGTTTTAAAGTTGTTAATGTTAAATATGTTAGATCGTTGACAAGATCATCTGGTGCATTTCAATGTAGTAAAACCTTTATATGTTGA